In Crinalium epipsammum PCC 9333, the genomic window TAAGTTTGCTCCAGGGAGATGCTTATTTTTACCCTGAGTAATTGCTTCAAGATCCACGATTTCCCCCTGTTGCATCCATTACAGCCGTTAATAATTCGCTAGTACTAGGAATATCTAATAACCACATTCCATTACTAACTTTAGGTGGTTTGACTGGTAAACTTAAACCTTGTTGTAAGCCCATGACTAATAAAGCTAGGGTTTCCACTAATTTTGGCTCCCAGCGATCGCCTGCTTGGGCTTGACACTCACTCAACACCTGAATTAAAATCTCCTCCTGACTAATATCTGGTTTCTCTTTTGGCAGTTGTGTCAGGCGATGTTCAAAGTGGGTAACTAACCCTAAAATTCTCGCCTCTAAAGGAATTTCTTCACCAGCTAAACCCGCAGGTTGCCCTGTACCATTCCACCACTCGGTTTGATGGTTGATAATATGTGCGATCGCATTTAACCTGGGCATCCGCCTCAATGCTTGCACTTCTGGTACAAGTGGACAACAAGGCGCTTCCTCTGATTTTTGGATCACAAAATCTGTTGGTAAGCTAACTAATCCATGCAACAACCCTGCCAATCGTAACCGCTTTAACTGCCAAGCTGGTAAATTCAATAATTGCGCCATCACTTCTGCCAGCGCCGACACTTCGGCTGTTGCCATTGGGTTGCCTGTGTTGGCTAACTCCATTAACTGCGCCATCCGCACAAAAGCTTGCAATTCATTGGAAACTAAGTTGTTATCCAAATCTTCTTGATCGGGAATTAAAACCAACTGGGTTGTTTGTAAATAGTTTACTACCCGCGCAACGATCGCCCCTAAGTCGTCTTGCTCCTCGCTCGCCGCAACTGTAATTGCTTCTAATTGGGCAGTTAAGGTTTGTTGGAGTTGTGGATCAACTTTACCAATATGTGCGATCGCTATTTCTACTGTTTCCTTAACTAACTGCGGTTCAAATGTCCAAAAACCGTAAAATTTGCGCTCTACATCCGTTTTTGGTTGTCCTGCTGCTCCATAATCTGCTGCTGGTAGTTCTTGACAAAGCACCATTGCTGTGTATGTAGGTGAAAAAATAATCAAGTGCCATTCTTGAGCAACAGGATCAGCCTCGTCTAAACTAACTATGGCTACATTTTTACGTTGACTGGTAGGATGTTCCGCAAAACCGCTATCGGGTGAAGCCATAATCACAATTTGTTGTGATTTCTCGGCTATTTCTCCATATCTATCTGCTTCTTGTAAATACCATTTTCCCCGTTGAAATGCCGTAATTACTTGGGGGGAGCTATTTGAGGTTAAGATGCTATCTTCTAAGGCATGACACAAGGCAACCAGAGTGTTTTTGTAATACACTCCAAAACGCAAAGGTCTTGAGCCTGATTGATGAGCATCTGCTAGTTGTTGCAGTATTGAGCCTTTTAACATGGGTAGGGTTTTATTAAACGAACCGCGAAGACGCGAAGAGCGCGAAGGAAAGAGAGGGAGAGAGTTTTAAGTTGAGAGTTTATCCAGGTTTTAACCTGTAGGCTAAAATTCTAAGACACACCAGCCAATTGTTTGGATTTTGGCTCAATAGGTGCAGTTAATGCTTCCTCTAAATCAGCACAACCAAAACGTTGTTCTAAAATCTGCATTACTTCGCGCCCAAAATCATTAGGATTTTGTTGCCATGCTTGCAAGCATACCTCACCAAATAAAGAACCTAGAGGTTCTGGATTCCAGAGTAATTTTTTGGCTGTCCAAGGCATTAAACTCATGGGGTTGTACCCCGGCTTGATGATATTGTTTTGAAAAGCATATTCTTCTAAATGAGTATGCGGCTGCAAACCTATAAAGAAAATAGCAGGTTCAACTTTATCAACTCCAAAAATTCGTTCAAGTTCTCGGTGGTAGGCGATAGTTTGGCGAATTGTTTCTGGTCGTTCGTCAATTACATTAAAAGAGTAGTTGACTGAAACTAAATCATTAAACCCTGCTGCTTTCAAGTCACGGCAGTTTTCTAAGACGGTGCGGAGGTTATATCCCATCCGCATTTTCCGCACCAGTTCTTGTGAACCACTGGTAATGCCAATTTCAAAGTAATTCATCCCAGTTTTAGCCATTAAATCACATAACTGGGGTGTGAGATTATCGGCGCGGATATATGCTGCCCAGTGAATATCGTGCATCCCTGCATCAAGGATTTTTTGTAATAACTCAACGGCATCATCTATAAATTTACGGGCAGGGATAAACTGAGCATCAGTAAACCAAAAGTTACGAATTCCTCTGTCGTATAGTTGGCGCATCTCTGCTACAACTTCATCTGCTGGGTTGATGCGTACCTGTTTGCCTTCTATCACTGTGTAAATACAGTAGCAACAGTTATGCGGACAACCACGCTTAGTTTGTACCCCTACATAGAAATCTTGGTCTTGCAAATAGTACTGAAACTCAGACCAAATTGTTTCTATGTAATCGTAATTGCAAGCAGTTTTTTCTATATTAGCGGGTTGTTCGTGAACTAAGCGATC contains:
- a CDS encoding DICT sensory domain-containing protein; its protein translation is MLKGSILQQLADAHQSGSRPLRFGVYYKNTLVALCHALEDSILTSNSSPQVITAFQRGKWYLQEADRYGEIAEKSQQIVIMASPDSGFAEHPTSQRKNVAIVSLDEADPVAQEWHLIIFSPTYTAMVLCQELPAADYGAAGQPKTDVERKFYGFWTFEPQLVKETVEIAIAHIGKVDPQLQQTLTAQLEAITVAASEEQDDLGAIVARVVNYLQTTQLVLIPDQEDLDNNLVSNELQAFVRMAQLMELANTGNPMATAEVSALAEVMAQLLNLPAWQLKRLRLAGLLHGLVSLPTDFVIQKSEEAPCCPLVPEVQALRRMPRLNAIAHIINHQTEWWNGTGQPAGLAGEEIPLEARILGLVTHFEHRLTQLPKEKPDISQEEILIQVLSECQAQAGDRWEPKLVETLALLVMGLQQGLSLPVKPPKVSNGMWLLDIPSTSELLTAVMDATGGNRGS
- a CDS encoding photosystem II high light acclimation radical SAM protein, translated to MENRLLYVRLPCNPIFPIGVVYLADYVHKLFPDVKQRIFDLGTVPPLDFAGALEACIDEFQPTLLVFSWRDIQIYAPVGGRGGNPLQHAFEFYYAKNPLKRIRGALGGLRVTTAYYTELWRNLGLIKQGLKQAQKYHPDARAVVGGGAVSVFYEQLGNSLPDGTIVSVGEGEALIEKLLRGEDLENERCYVVGETTPRDRLVHEQPANIEKTACNYDYIETIWSEFQYYLQDQDFYVGVQTKRGCPHNCCYCIYTVIEGKQVRINPADEVVAEMRQLYDRGIRNFWFTDAQFIPARKFIDDAVELLQKILDAGMHDIHWAAYIRADNLTPQLCDLMAKTGMNYFEIGITSGSQELVRKMRMGYNLRTVLENCRDLKAAGFNDLVSVNYSFNVIDERPETIRQTIAYHRELERIFGVDKVEPAIFFIGLQPHTHLEEYAFQNNIIKPGYNPMSLMPWTAKKLLWNPEPLGSLFGEVCLQAWQQNPNDFGREVMQILEQRFGCADLEEALTAPIEPKSKQLAGVS